The genomic interval CAACCAGACCACATCGGGCCACCGCGCCCGGGAAGGACCCACCACAGATGAGCATGTTCGGAGCCGTCGACCTGTCCGCCCTCGCACAGCGTCAGAAGCCCGCCACCACCAGGCCCGAGGCGCAGGGGACGGACGGTGCGGCCACGCTCTACCCGGCACCGCTCATCGTTGACCTCACCGCCGAGAACCTGCGTGACGTCGCCCAGGCCTCCACCGAGGTGCCGGTCGTCGTCGTCGCCTACACGCCCCGCTCCCAGGTGTCGGCCGACGTCGCCGCCCAGCTCGCCGACCTCGCCGTCGACATGGGTGGGCGCTTCGAGCTCGCCCGCCTCGACGCCGACACCGCCCCGGAGGTCGCCCGGGCCCTGCAGGTCACCGCCGTGCCCACGGTCCTGGCACTGCTCGCGGGCCAGCCGGTGCCCATGTTCCAGGGGGCGGCCTCGGCTGAGCAGCTGCGCCAGATCCTCGACCAGCTCCTCGAGCTCGCCGCCGCCAACGGTGTGCGCGGGCGCGTCGCCGTCGACGGCGACCAGGACCCCGCCGAGCCCGAGGAGACGGAGGTCGAGCGCGCCGCCCGCGAGGCGATCGAGCGCGGCGACTACGCAGCCGCCATCGAGGTCTACGACCACGCCGTGGCCCAGAACCCGGGCGACACGGCGCTCCAGGTGGCGCGCAGCCAGGTCCGTGTGCTCGCCCGCATGGACGGCCAGGACCCGCGGGCGCTGCTGGCCGCCGCCGACGCCGCGCCTGAGGACGTCGAGGCCGCGCTCGTGGGCGCCGATGCCGCCCTGGCCCTGGGGGACATCGATGGCGCCCTGGGACGTGCCCTGGAGGCTGTGCGCAGCCACACGGGCGAGGAGCGTGAGAAGGCGCGCCTGCGCCTGCTTGAGCTCTTCGACGTCATCGGCGCCGGGGCTCCCGAGGTCGTCCGCGCCCGCCGCCGGCTGGCGACACTCCTGTTCTGACCCGGCAGACCAATGAGGCGGGGGCCCTGCCCGGCACGTGCCGGGCAGGGCCCCCGCTGTCCGCTTGCGCGGCTGCGGGTCACACGGACTCGGGCTCGATCTTCCACACCTCGTGGGCGTAGTCGCTGATCGTGCGGTCGGAGGAGAAGCGACCGGAGCCGGTGATGTTGACCCACACCTTGCGCTGCCAGGCGCGCTGGTCGGCGTAGTCGGCGGCCATGCGGTCCTTGGCCTCGCGGTAGGCGGCGAAGTCACCCAGGACGTAGTAGACGTCGGCGCTCTCGTAGCTCGCCTCGAGCAGGGAGCGGCGGATGTCGGCGAAGCCTCCCGTGCCGCGGTCGTCGAGGGTGCCGTCGATGAGGGCGTCGAGCACGCGCTTGAGACCGGGGACATTCTCGTAGGCCTGGCGCGGGTCGTAGGTCTCTCGCAGCACGGGCAGCTCGTCCTCGGTGGCGCCGAAGATGTAGGCGTTGTCCTCACCGACCTGGTCCAGGATCTCGACGTTGGCGCCGTCGAGGGTGCCCAGGGTCAGGGCGCCGTTCATCATGAACTTCATGTTCGAGGTGCCCGAGGCCTCCTTGCCGGCCATCGAGATCTGCTCGGAGACGTCAGCGGCCGGGATGATGTGCTCGGCGGGCGAGACGTTGTAGTTGTGGATGAAGACGACCTTGAGGGTGCGCGAGACGACCGGGTCGTTGTTGACCAGCTCGGCGATGGTGTTGATGAGCTTGATGATCGCCTTGGCGCGCACGTAGCCCGGGGCGGCCTTCGCACCGAAGACGAAGACGCGCTTGGGCACCTCCAGGGACGGGTCCTCCTTCATGCGGAAGTACAGGTCCAGGATGTACAGGGCGTTGAGCAGCTGGCGCTTGTACTCGTGCAGACGCTTGATCTGGACGTCGAAGACGGCCTCGGGGTCGATCTCGACGCCCTCGCGCTCCAGGACCCAGGCGGCGAAGTCCGCCTTGTTGGCACGCTTGACCTCAGCCAGGCGGTCCAGGACCTCGTCGCCGACGCCGTCGGTGAAGCGGGACAGGACGGACAGGTCGCGCACCCAGGAGTCGTTGCCGACGACGTCGTCCAGGACGGCGGACAGGCGCGGGTTGCACTGGCGCAGCCAGCGGCGCGGGGTCACACCGTTGGTCTTGTTGTTGAAGCGCTCGGGCCAGAGGGCGTACCACTCCTTGAGGGTGTCGCGCTTGATGATCTCGGTGTGGATGGCGGCGACACCGTTGATGGAGTAGGCGGCGTAACAGGCGATCCAGGCCATGCGCACAACGCCGTCCTGGACGGGCGCCATGTAGGCGATGGTGTCCTCGTCGAGGCCGCGCTCGCGCATGTCCTGACGGAATCGGCGGTCGATCTCGTAGACGATCTCGAGCACGCGCGGGAAGAGCCGCTCGAAGATGGAGACCTCCCAGGTCTCCAGGGCCTCGGCGAGCACCGTGTGGTTGGTGTAGGCGAAGGTCGTGACGACCTCGGCCCAGGCCTCCTCCCAGCCCAGGTCGTGCTCGTCCATGAGCAGGCGCATGAGCTCGGGGATGGCCAGGACCGGGTGGGTGTCGTTGAGCTGGATGGCGTTGTAGGTGGAGAAGCCGCGCAGGTCCTCGCCGTGGTGGGCGATGTAGGTGTCGATGATCTCCTGCAGGGAGGCCGAGCAGAAGAAGTACTGCTGGCGCACGCGCAGGACCTTGCCCTCGTAGGTCGTGTCGTTGGGGTAGAGGACCCGGGAGATGTCAGCGGTGCGCTCGCGCTCGACGATGGCGTCGGTGAAGCGCTGGGAGTTGAAGGCCTCGTAGTCGAACTCCTCCATCGGCTCGGCCTTCCACAGGCGCAGCGTGTTGACGTTGCGCGTGCCGTAGCCGGTGATGGGCATGTCGTGGGGGACGGCGCGCACGGTCAGGTCCTGGTAGCGGACGATGCGCTGGGCCTCTTCGCGGCGGATGACGAAGGGGTAGCCCTCCTCCATCCAGGCGTCGGGGTGCTCGGTCTGGAAGCCGTCGTCGAAGAGCTGCTTGAACAGGCCGTAGCGGTAGAGAATGCCGTAGCCGTTGACCGGCAGGTCGAGGGTGGCGCAGGAGTCGAGGAAGCAGGCGGCCAGGCGTCCGAGGCCTCCGTTACCCAGAGCGGCGTCGGGCTCCTGCTCGAGGACATCGGAGAGGTTGTGCCCGAAGGCACCCACGGCCTTCTGCGCCTCATCGACCAGGCCGAGGTTGGTGAGGTTGTTGAGCAGGGCGCGGCCCATGAGGAACTCGGCGGAGAAGTAGTGCTCCATGCGGCCTGCGCGGTAGCGCTCGTCCGTGGCGTGCCAGTCGTTGGCGATGGCGTCGACGACGGCGGCGGACAGGCCCTGCCAGACCTCCATGCGGGTGGAGGCCTCGGCGGGACGGCCGGAGACCGCACGTACCTGCGAGGGCACAGTGCTAGCCAGGTTCTGCGTCATTGTTCTTCCCTTATCAGACAACCGGTTCGCCGCTGCCTGGTGGGGCGCGGCGTGCAGCGCGCGCGGGGCAAGGGTGGTGACGCGTGGATGGCGTCCCCCGTCCACCTCGACGCGTCCTCGGACAGGGTACCGAATACGTCGGGGTGGCGAGTGCAGGTTGGCCCCGGGAGCAGCGTCACGCCGCTACGCCTGGGTCAGCGCACGGTGCGCACGGTACGGCTGCTGGACGTGGACGCCGGCGCCGAATTCCTCCGATGAGGTTCGGAGGGACGTCGGGTGTGACATGAAGGACTCTCCATGACACACCTGACGTCCACTCCGCCGTCGTCGGCCGCTCTCAGTCCCTGCTCGGCCGCAGGAACACGGCGCCCAGCGGGGGCACGCGCAGGCGCACCGAGGCAGGACGGCCGTTCCACGGCAGTTCCTCGGCCTCGACGTGGCCGAGGTTGCCCACACCGGAGCCGCCGTACTCGGGGGCGTCGGTGTTGATGACCTCGTCCCAGCCGCCCGCGAAGGGCAGGCCCACCCGGTAGCCCTCGTGCGGGGTTCCGGCGAAGTTGACGATGATGACGACCAGGTCGTTGCGCCCGTCAGGGCCGACGCCCTTGCGCAGGTAGGACAGGACGTTGTGGTCGCCGTCGCCCGCCTCGATCCACTCGAAGCCGCGGTGGGAGAAGTCGTCCGCCCACAGTGCGGGCGAGGAGGTGTAGACAGCGTTGAGGTCGCTGACCAGGCGCAGCAGGCCCTGGTGGCCCGGGTCGTCCAGGATCCACCAGTCCAGGGAGGTGTCGGCGTTCCACTCCGAGCCCTGGCCGAACTCCTGGCCCATGAACAGCAGCTGCTTGCCCGGGTGGGACCACTGGTAGGCGTACAGGGCCCGCAGGTTCGCCAGCTCCTGCCAGGGGTCGCCCGGCATCCTGGACAGCAGGGAGCCCTTGCCGTGCACGACCTCGTCGTGGCTCAGCGGCAGGGTGAACTGCTCGGAGAAGGCGTAGACGAGCGAGAAGGTGAGTTCGCCGTGGTGGTAGCGCCGGTTGATCGGCTCCTCCTGCATGTAGCGCAGGGTGTCGTTCATCCAGCCCATGTTCCACTTGAGCCCGAAGCCGAGGCCGCCGTACTCGGTGGGGGTGGTCACGCCCGGCCACGCCGTCGACTCCTCCGCCACCATGACGATGCCGGGGTTCTTGCGGTAAGCGGTCGCCGTGGCCTCCTGCAGGAAGCTGATGGCCTCGAGGTTCTCACGCCCGCCGAACTGGTTGGGGTGCCACTGGTTCTCGTCGCGCGAGTAATCGAGGTAGAGCATGGAGGCCACCGCGTCCACGCGCAGGCCGTCGGCGTGGAACTCCTCGAGCCAGTACAGGGCGTTGGCGACGAGGAAGTTGCGCACCTCGTTGCGCCCGTAGTTGAAGATGTACGTGCCCCAGTCGGGGTGCTCGCCGCGCTGCGGGTCCGGGTCCTCGTACAGGGCGGTGCCGTCGAAGCGGGCCAGCGCCCACTCGTCCTTGGGGAAGTGGGCGGGCACCCAGTCGAGGATGACGCCGATGCCGGCCTGGTGGAGGCGGTCAACGAGGTAGCGGAAGTCGTCCGGGGTGCCGAAGCGCGCGGTGGGGGCGTAGTAGCCGGTCAGCTGGTAGCCCCAGGAGCCTCCGAAGGGGTGCTCGGCCACCGGCAGGAACTCCACGTGCGTGAAGCCGGTCTCCTTGAGGTAGGGGACGAGCTCGTCGGCCAGGCCGCGGTAGCCCAGGCCCTGGCGCCAGGAGCCCACGTGCAGCTCGTAGACGCTCATCGGGCCCGAGTGCGGGTCCGTGGTGGCGCGGCGCTCCATCCACTCCTGGTCGCCCCACTCGTGGAACTGGTCGGTGACGACGGAGGCGGTGGCGGGCGGCACCTCGGTGGCGCGCGCCATGGGGTCGGCCTTCTGGTGCCAGGAGCCGTCCGCGAAGCAGATCTCGAACTTGTAACGGGCGCCGACGCCCACACCGGGCACGAACAACTCCCACACGCCCGAGGCGCCCAGGGAGCGCATGGCGGTGGCGGTGCCGTCCCAGTAGTTGAAGTCGCCGACGACGCGCACGGCGCGCGCGTTGGGCGCCCACACGGCGAAGGCTGTGCCGGTCACTTCGCCCATGGCGCCGTCATAGGTCTTGACGTGCGCACCCAGGACCTCCCACAGGGCCTCGTGGCGGCCCTCGGAGATGAGGTAGGTGTCCATCTCACCCAGGGTGGGCATGAAGCGGTAGGGGTCGTCGACCCGGGTCGTCTCGTTGCCGTAGGTGACGTCGAGGCGGTAGTCCGGGATGACGTCGCCGGGCAGCAGGGCCACCCACACGCCGTCCTGTTCGTGCTCGGCCGGGAAGGTGCCTTCGGCCGTGACGACGGCGACGGCGTCGGCCAGGTGGCGCACCGTACGGATCGTGATCCCGTGCTCACCCGGGTGAGCACCGAGGACCTCATGAGGGTTGTGGTAACGCGCGTAGGCGACGTCGGCCAACACCCAGGGCTCGACCGGCACAGGGCCGACGGGGGTGCTAGCGGCGGGCTCACGGCCAGTCGCGGCGGGCGTGGGGTCGGGGGCAGTGACGTCGCTCATGCGTTCCACTCTTCCATGGGTGTTGGGGACTGAGGGGGACTTTGTGCCGAGGACTCGATGGATCCCGGCCAATGGGACGGGCAGCCAGTCCGGTCGGTGGCGGGCCTCGTAGACAGCCTCGTAGAAGGCCTTGTCGAGCTCAAGAGCAGCGATGACGACGGCGTCGCGCCCGGCATCACGGCCCGTGGACGGTAGGACGCGATGATAGCCGTCGAGGAAGGCCCGGCGTACCTGGGCGGACCACGTGTCATCCGTGGCGCCGCCGACGGCCGCCGCGTAGTCGAAGGAGCGCAGCATCCCGGCCACGTCGCGCAGCGGCTGGTCGTGCACGCAGCGTTCGGCCAGCGGCCGCAGCGGCTCACCCTCGAAGTCGAGCACGTACCAGTGCCCATCGGCGCCGTGGAGTGTCTGGCCCAGGTGGTAGTCGCCGTGGACCCGTGAGGCGATGGGCAGGGCCGGCAGGGCGGTCAGAGCGCCGAGCACCTCCTCCACCCGCTGGGCGAGGGCGGGAACCTCCCTGGCCAGCGCGGGGACCTCCCGCATGGCCCAGGTGGCGCGTGCACGCAGGCCCCGGGCGAGGGCGGCGGCGGGGACGGCGGCGCTCGTGCCCAGGGCCTGGGCCAGGTGCTCGTGCATCTGGGCGGTCGTCTCACCGAGCGTGTCGGCCAGGGCGAGCGCACGCAGGCGCGTGGGTGCACCCTCGCCGTCGTCGTCGCCGGCCAGGGCACAGAACAGGGTGAAGCCGTCCTCGGCGCCGGGTACGAAGGTGGTGGCCACGGCGGCGTCCGCGCTTACGGGGGCGGAGGAGCCGGGCACGAGGACATCCAGTGAGGACCAGGCCACCGGCGTGGGCACCCGGTCCCAGCCGCTGCGGGCCAGGGCCACGGGGACCTCGACGTCGGGGTTGCGGCCCGGCTCGAGCACACGCAGGAGCTTGACGATGAGGTCGGGCGTCGCCGCGTCCCCCTGGCCGACTGAGGCGGAGGAGGAGTCTGTGGGGGCGGGCAGGATGACGCTCGTGTTCGACTGCTCGCCCGTGCTCACGCGCAGGCGCTCGGCCCGCTGGATGACCGCCCGCACCGCCGTGGGGCTCAGCGTGGTGCCGGCCTCGAGGACGGCGGTGGCCCAGGCCCGCCAGAAGGTGGGGTGGTGCGGTCCGTCGACGAGGGCCGTGCCGTCCTCAAGCAGCAGGCCCGCAGCTCCCGCCGCCTCCTTCGGGCCGGTCAGGCGCTCGAGGTCGGAGACCTCACCCAGCACGAGCGGCACGTGCAGCAGCACCCGGGCCGTGTCCGTGACGTCGTCCGTGGGCAGTGCCAGGACGAGGTCACGCACCCCGGGGGCCAGGGCGACGTCGGCGACGACGGCGCAGCGCTCAGCCTGTGGGACGGCCCCCTTGAGGGGGAACCAGCGCCGCTCGCAGGCCCACGGAAGGACCGCGCTCAGCAGCTCGTCGTCGGCGGGCCAGAGGAGTTGTCGAGACATGGCTCAGGACTCCCTCACGGGCAGCGACAGGCTCAGCCAGCGGTAGCCGCGCGGCGGCAGGGTGATGCCAAGGCGCCCGTCCTCGCCCACCACGACGTCCTCATGGGCCCCCTCGGGGCCGGCCAGCACGACGTCGATGCGGGCCCCGGCCATCTCCGGCAGATCGATGACGGCCCGGCACTCCTCGTCGCCGACATTCGCCAGGCACAGCAGGGCGGTACCGCCGTCGGGGGTCGTGTCCTGGCGCGTGTGGGCCAGGACCGCGGCATGGGAGGAGAGGCGCATGAGGAAGGAGCCCCGGCCGAGCACCGGGTGCCGACGGCGCACCGCCAGCAGGTCGCGCAGCGCGTGCAGCAGCGAGCCGGGGTCCGCCAGGGCATCGGCGACGTTGCGCTCGGCCCAGCCCGGGGCGCTGATGAGCGGCAGCGTGAGCGCGGTGGTCTCCGGCGCGGCCGAGAAGCCCATGTGTGCGCTGCGGTCCCACTGCATGGGGGTGCGCACCGCGTCGCGGTCCTCAAGCCAGATGCTCTCGCCCATGCCGATCTCATCGCCGTAGTACAGGCAGGGCGATCCCGGCAGGGACAGCAGCAGGGCGTGCGCCAGCATGATCTCGTCCCGGCTGTCACCCAGCAGGGGAGACAGCCGCCGTCGGATCCCCACGTTGGCACGCATACGGCCCTCGGGGGCGTACCAGCCGTACATGAGGGCGCGCTCGTCGTCGGAGACCATCTCGAGGGTGAGCTCGTCGTGGTTGCGCAGGAAGGTGCCCCACTGCCCGTGGGCCGGGATCTCGGGCGTCTCGGCGAGCACCTGGCGGATCGAGTCCGCGCGGCCCTCGCGCAGGGAGCGGAAGATGCGCGGCATGACGGGGAAGTGGAAGCACATGGTGCACTCGGGGGCGTCGGGGGTCCCGAAGTAGGCGACGACCTCGCTGGGCATCTGGTTGGCCTCGGCGATGGTGATGGTGCCGGGGAACTCCTCGGCGAGCACCGCCGCCAGCCGGGCGACGATCGCATGCGTGCCGGGCAGGTTCTCGCTGCTCGTGCCCTCGCGCTCGACGAGGTAGGGGATCGCGTCCAGACGGAAGCCATCCACGCCCGTGCGCGCCCAGAAGCGCACGACGTCGGTGACGGCCTCGACCACGGCCGGGTTGTCGTAGTTGAGGTCCGGCTGGTGGGAGAAGAAACGGTGCCAGAAGAACTGGCCGCGCTCCTCGTCCCAGGTCCAGTTCG from Actinomyces respiraculi carries:
- the treS gene encoding maltose alpha-D-glucosyltransferase; protein product: MTSTALPTSPPGVPALPPAPRTGLGEDPQWFRTAVFYEALLRSFADSDGDGVGDFRGLTSRLDYLAWLGVDAIWVPPFYPSPMRDGGYDISDYTGIDPRYGTVEDFEEMVHEAHARGIRVVIDMVLNHTSDAHPWFQASRSDPEGPYGDFYVWSDSDEVYVGTRIIFVDTESSNWTWDEERGQFFWHRFFSHQPDLNYDNPAVVEAVTDVVRFWARTGVDGFRLDAIPYLVEREGTSSENLPGTHAIVARLAAVLAEEFPGTITIAEANQMPSEVVAYFGTPDAPECTMCFHFPVMPRIFRSLREGRADSIRQVLAETPEIPAHGQWGTFLRNHDELTLEMVSDDERALMYGWYAPEGRMRANVGIRRRLSPLLGDSRDEIMLAHALLLSLPGSPCLYYGDEIGMGESIWLEDRDAVRTPMQWDRSAHMGFSAAPETTALTLPLISAPGWAERNVADALADPGSLLHALRDLLAVRRRHPVLGRGSFLMRLSSHAAVLAHTRQDTTPDGGTALLCLANVGDEECRAVIDLPEMAGARIDVVLAGPEGAHEDVVVGEDGRLGITLPPRGYRWLSLSLPVRES
- a CDS encoding tetratricopeptide repeat protein; protein product: MSMFGAVDLSALAQRQKPATTRPEAQGTDGAATLYPAPLIVDLTAENLRDVAQASTEVPVVVVAYTPRSQVSADVAAQLADLAVDMGGRFELARLDADTAPEVARALQVTAVPTVLALLAGQPVPMFQGAASAEQLRQILDQLLELAAANGVRGRVAVDGDQDPAEPEETEVERAAREAIERGDYAAAIEVYDHAVAQNPGDTALQVARSQVRVLARMDGQDPRALLAAADAAPEDVEAALVGADAALALGDIDGALGRALEAVRSHTGEEREKARLRLLELFDVIGAGAPEVVRARRRLATLLF
- a CDS encoding glycogen/starch/alpha-glucan phosphorylase, which produces MTQNLASTVPSQVRAVSGRPAEASTRMEVWQGLSAAVVDAIANDWHATDERYRAGRMEHYFSAEFLMGRALLNNLTNLGLVDEAQKAVGAFGHNLSDVLEQEPDAALGNGGLGRLAACFLDSCATLDLPVNGYGILYRYGLFKQLFDDGFQTEHPDAWMEEGYPFVIRREEAQRIVRYQDLTVRAVPHDMPITGYGTRNVNTLRLWKAEPMEEFDYEAFNSQRFTDAIVERERTADISRVLYPNDTTYEGKVLRVRQQYFFCSASLQEIIDTYIAHHGEDLRGFSTYNAIQLNDTHPVLAIPELMRLLMDEHDLGWEEAWAEVVTTFAYTNHTVLAEALETWEVSIFERLFPRVLEIVYEIDRRFRQDMRERGLDEDTIAYMAPVQDGVVRMAWIACYAAYSINGVAAIHTEIIKRDTLKEWYALWPERFNNKTNGVTPRRWLRQCNPRLSAVLDDVVGNDSWVRDLSVLSRFTDGVGDEVLDRLAEVKRANKADFAAWVLEREGVEIDPEAVFDVQIKRLHEYKRQLLNALYILDLYFRMKEDPSLEVPKRVFVFGAKAAPGYVRAKAIIKLINTIAELVNNDPVVSRTLKVVFIHNYNVSPAEHIIPAADVSEQISMAGKEASGTSNMKFMMNGALTLGTLDGANVEILDQVGEDNAYIFGATEDELPVLRETYDPRQAYENVPGLKRVLDALIDGTLDDRGTGGFADIRRSLLEASYESADVYYVLGDFAAYREAKDRMAADYADQRAWQRKVWVNITGSGRFSSDRTISDYAHEVWKIEPESV
- the glgB gene encoding 1,4-alpha-glucan branching protein GlgB, encoding MSDVTAPDPTPAATGREPAASTPVGPVPVEPWVLADVAYARYHNPHEVLGAHPGEHGITIRTVRHLADAVAVVTAEGTFPAEHEQDGVWVALLPGDVIPDYRLDVTYGNETTRVDDPYRFMPTLGEMDTYLISEGRHEALWEVLGAHVKTYDGAMGEVTGTAFAVWAPNARAVRVVGDFNYWDGTATAMRSLGASGVWELFVPGVGVGARYKFEICFADGSWHQKADPMARATEVPPATASVVTDQFHEWGDQEWMERRATTDPHSGPMSVYELHVGSWRQGLGYRGLADELVPYLKETGFTHVEFLPVAEHPFGGSWGYQLTGYYAPTARFGTPDDFRYLVDRLHQAGIGVILDWVPAHFPKDEWALARFDGTALYEDPDPQRGEHPDWGTYIFNYGRNEVRNFLVANALYWLEEFHADGLRVDAVASMLYLDYSRDENQWHPNQFGGRENLEAISFLQEATATAYRKNPGIVMVAEESTAWPGVTTPTEYGGLGFGLKWNMGWMNDTLRYMQEEPINRRYHHGELTFSLVYAFSEQFTLPLSHDEVVHGKGSLLSRMPGDPWQELANLRALYAYQWSHPGKQLLFMGQEFGQGSEWNADTSLDWWILDDPGHQGLLRLVSDLNAVYTSSPALWADDFSHRGFEWIEAGDGDHNVLSYLRKGVGPDGRNDLVVIIVNFAGTPHEGYRVGLPFAGGWDEVINTDAPEYGGSGVGNLGHVEAEELPWNGRPASVRLRVPPLGAVFLRPSRD